Part of the Poecilia reticulata strain Guanapo linkage group LG2, Guppy_female_1.0+MT, whole genome shotgun sequence genome is shown below.
CACAGCTTTGTACTCCAACACAAATCACTGTTTTCAAAGTTCATCAGCTGCATATTGATGAGCCCACGCCTTATTTAATGGGATGTAATTTCCAAAGAGCATGGTATTATTATGATAATGCCGAACTTTACTGGCCTCTCTCACCCATTGGAGAAAGACAATATGGTGAGAATTCTTTTGCTCGACATGGAAAATGATTAACAAATTCATTGTCACCCTTTGTGTCTTTCATTTTCAGGTTTCTTCTGGTTGGTGGAGACCAACTCTGAAGTCACAACCATGGCTCAACCTGTCAAAGCGATTCCCACTCTCTTCCTAGGGGCAATCGTTGCTAGTTTATTTCTCATTTAGAGAGTATGCAAAGAAGGAATGTCCAGGTGAATCTTGAAAGGACTTTTTGGATCTTTGACTCTACAGCTCATGGGGGTTTCTCAAAGGCGCAGAAGCTCCATACAACATCCTTCCCAAGGTTCTTATTTCTTTGCAGGAACTTTGCtgctactttgttttgttgcagcGAAGGGTTGCCCTAAGATCTGCCACTGCTCAGACAGGAGTGGCATGGTGGTACAATGCACCTCGCGCAATCTGGAGAACATCCCGGCCAACCTGCCGAGGGACACCGTTGTTCTCTTGCTGTCATCAAACCGCATCAGGCACATCCCGAAGGAGGCCTTCGCAGACCTGCATCGCCTCAGGGAGCTGGATTTATCGCACAACTTGCTCGAAAGCGTGGACGACGACTCCTTCCTGGGAGTTTTGGACAGCCTGCGGACCTTGGATCTTTCAAACAACCAGCTCAGCGGTCTCCCGAGGGGAACTTTCGCCAAGCTGCATGCCCGAATCCGTCTCTCCAACAACCCTTGGCACTGCGAGTGCTCCCTCCAGGAGGTTTTGAGGGAACTGAGGCTGGATCCAGAGACGGTCAACGAGGTCAGCTGCCACACATCTGTCCAGGAGGAGTACGTGGGACAGCCGGTGATCCAGGTCTTGGACTCGGGCATCAACTTTTGCAATTTCCACCACAAAACAACAGATGTGGCCATGTTCGTAGCAATGTTCTGCTGGTTCTTCATGGTAACAGCTTACATTGTGTATTATATCAAACACAACCAGGAGGATGCCAGGAGGCACATGGAGTACCTAAAGTCCTTGCCCAGTACGTCCCATATCAGCAAGGACTACGACACGGCCAGCAGTGTGTTTTAGAGTCGGAGTAAATCATAGGGAGAGcacataaaaatgcatttctgtagAGTCATGTACTTGGGATACATCAATCCACTGCACTAATACTTCACAAGGTTggccaaacatgtaaaacaaaacaactttatttttttctgtgagtgCAATTAGCAGTAAACAGCCAAcgtaaaattaataataaagccTGAAGTCGCACAAAGACAAGAATTAGACTGAGCAGATCTGCCTTTATTGATCAGGTACATTGTCTCTGATACCCGATCTAGAATTTCTATTTATATCAGAACCaatacaaatattaatttgGGATATGTGCATCTCTATTATGTACAGGGCTGTGAAAAGGCagatttttaccttttttgcttatttgttgcgcatttcaaattttaatattagaaaGACAAtatgaataaaagcaaaaagtagtGTTCATGAAGTAGCCTAAAAGTCCACATAAAGCAACAAATGACCCCAAGATAGAGAAATATGAGAACAAATTAGAAACAAAGTCATTCACATCCATCACCCTAGAAAGGGTCAGTAAGCCATTTCTGAGTGTCCAGTGAGCTGTAGTGAAAGTTATTATCCACAAGTTCtccaatgtggctgaattaaaagaCAAATGGATCGAAATAGTTGCCAACAAAAGGTAGCAAAAAGAGATATTTGATGTAGAGCGCAGCTGGTTTTTTAACAAAGGATTTAGTTGGTTTGGagaacttttttattattattattaaatgaagACAtgatttcaaaacagttttttgtagCTGCTCAGGTGTCGTTGATATTAAAATATCTTATAGAAGAAATCTGGAAATAATGAAGACATAACGGTTATCATCCTgaactttaaatacaaatgggAGGGAAAATACAGAATTAGCTGTTTGGCAAACCAGGGAATGAACTCACTGTATTCTGTCTTCACCCACGGATAAATATTGAGAGTATATTAAGTATAAGAGTTTGTAAACTGAATGACATGTCAATTGAAGTTGAAGTACATGTTACAGTCGAATGCCTAATATTTCGCTTTAGACGGGAGAAACTTTAGtcacttttagaaataaaaaaaaagataaaatactcTTACTAAGACTTGATTATTGTTTCTTTGGTAGAAGATTATAATCTGGTTCACGAGTTGAAATTTGTAGTCTTTTACTATTTCACACAGGGtcaaaattatgaataaattgTACAAATATGTCCATGTACCTCCCGTTAATATCAGATATTAACGGGAGGTACATGGACATATGCCTTTTGAGCCCATCAACAAACTTTACTAATAATTCTGACTACATATTTACTCAATCTTCTTTATATAGTTGACATAATATAGTTGTCGGGTTCCGTGCAAATACTTGGCTTgacaataagttgtttctccaccatttcCACACTtagcagcacatacacaaggATAACTGACAGTGTTAAGACCCTctccctggctctgattggttgattttggtCGGGAGCGGTGGTGATAATGCTGGATGGAGGTGAAGGAGATCAgccttttcacagattatctgtctcatattacactgtgacagttttcagaaatgtaaaaaaaaacaaaaaacattttttttacagaatttcaaccaggtgaagctaaaactacttGAGGATTTCTaggtagaacatatttaaagaGGGTGATTTTTAACTTACAAAATGGCTCAATTACTGGTCTGAGTGTATTATTTATGCAGGAAATGTACTTTTTGCAGTCTGTACTCCAGTTTACGATGAATAGATTACTAAATTTGTTTACTACAATATATGATTCATCATGATTCATTGGATGAATCGTTTTAGCCTCGATTTCAAATGAATGAGACAAATTCAGAAAGAATCTCACACAGCACAAATCAGTCAGACCTGCACCCTGTGTTatcaaaatatttgcataaaaaaaggtCTTCTACGATAAattaaagaagcatttttatgaCTTCTCTTCTAATAGGTGGCAAAGTGAGTAACATGTAATGTAGGGTGAGACATTATTCGCCACAAAGCCGACACGGAGCCCGGTGGAGCCGTAAAGTCGCAAATGCAGGAGTTGATACTTTGTGTCAACGTCAGGTGTGATCTGGATGGACGAAGGCTCACCCTGtacttcattaaaaacatcctctaactacttcctgttgtgtCTGTCTTAGTTTGCGTCATCCAGTGGcaactgttttaatttatccCAGAACACATGAcatgttgatcacgtgacttgtgtgatgcgaaaaaagtgcaattttgcaaaataaaccaattgcGACACGGCCAAAATAACCATCTCATCCTAGCACCAAAGCTTTTTTATCAAATACAAGAGTTCCATTAAGTAAAgtgattttcaaaatgtcaaattgcgcaatCACATGGTCaaagaaactgcagctgttACCAGGATGTGAGCTTGAGATCATGTTACTTTAGGATAATAAAGCCGTTTTCAGAATAAATCACACTCAGGGGACTTCTTATCTCAAGATAGTAAAATAAGTatatattctaaaaaaaacactcaagatctttttatttccacGTAATGAGATCAGGAAACTGTTACAAGGACAAATTCAGAATGCAATAATATCTTGATATAGAAACGTAATGAAACTCATCACactcaaaattgttttttgccTCCAGATGACGCAATTAAGAAATCAGAAAAGTCCAAGTTACAAATATTCTAAATTTTTATTCGATGAATGCTTCATAGCTTTACATTTTTGCCTTCTATCTTGATCCTTATCTGCAGCAACACTAGATTCTTCCAGATATGTATTCCTCCAGATTTCAATGGGCCAGATATGGAAGCCATACATCTTCAGGAGTACAGATGTGGATGAATATTAGTATCTGTCCCACAGTCTTAAAATAGCTCTCTTCCACCAACAGTGTAAGTCCATAAATCTAATGAGTCATTGAGAAGGGCATTACAAGGATGGTAGACTTAGTATCTCATGACAGTATCCATTAATACAATTCTTTAATTACATGATTTATCCATTTATGGCATCTCACTGGTCACCTGACCAGAGGCTCACATGTTGtataatatcaatacatttctGACCTAGTGGTTTCTAGAGTAAACCTTGAGCTGTCCCACGACAATAATTAAAGCCTGCATTACTTAAAAGTCCCGAAGGCTGCAGTCGACATCATAATCAAGTGAATAATTGGCCGTGAAAGCGGAGCTGCTCATCATTAGTTTCCACTGCAACATGCTTCGCAATGTTAAAATGGTTGACTTGTAattgaaactaaatgttggAAGCTACTGAGATAATAAGTTATTCTTTTAACTTCAAGAACCACCTCTCTACGGATCGGCTGCCCTGTCACTGATACTCCACCTAGAATTTTATTCAGTAGCCGTTCCGATACAGACATTAATatcggatcggtgcatctcCAGTTCACAATACTCTAACAATCAGAATTGTAGTTTTACTAGCTATACTTATTAATGTAAAGGAAGAGTTCAGCTATATCCAGTCACCAAGAAAAGCTGCTTTATCTGGTGTAATAATATGAACCAcaacatttttctatttagcCGATGTGCTTTTATGCACCCTTCGCCACGTTCAGCCAAGCAACAGCAGTATTTCTTTACTCTCTCTCTCGGCCATTTGCAGAATGTTCACAGAATACCTAAAGCTCCTTCAGTCGCCCTTTGTCTCCATGTGCGTACACTGACCTTCGGCTAAATAGGAAATGCCAGGTGATGGAGGTTTATGCTTCGTAGGTTCAGTTTCTCTCGTCATCATCTTCAAGGTGAATCTATCTAGGAAGAGCTCATGGCAGAACTTTTCACTG
Proteins encoded:
- the LOC103473741 gene encoding leucine-rich repeat-containing protein 3-like, whose amino-acid sequence is MGVSQRRRSSIQHPSQGSYFFAGTLLLLCFVAAKGCPKICHCSDRSGMVVQCTSRNLENIPANLPRDTVVLLLSSNRIRHIPKEAFADLHRLRELDLSHNLLESVDDDSFLGVLDSLRTLDLSNNQLSGLPRGTFAKLHARIRLSNNPWHCECSLQEVLRELRLDPETVNEVSCHTSVQEEYVGQPVIQVLDSGINFCNFHHKTTDVAMFVAMFCWFFMVTAYIVYYIKHNQEDARRHMEYLKSLPSTSHISKDYDTASSVF